A DNA window from Leptospira weilii contains the following coding sequences:
- a CDS encoding EAL domain-containing response regulator: MGNNEFIQNTNLNIKPVILVIDDEVVILKSIKCAIQLSFGSRFEVEIAEDADSAMEILERCKSEQIDVPLVICDQVLREKRGDELLIQIHQEYPQIYKVMLTGYASAKTLGNALNKANLYRYLSKPWDSEDLTLTISEAVKAYFQNRKVAELSSKLEETYLFNRETLFPNFENLKRRIDQRLIENESSSLALIRIESFGSIAENFGIETYRKVLSEFLSVLNCFVRGYNGEIFHIYDNMIAILAKIEEDRFYSLLSAVRIFLRSECIEVDGISFQVKISIGVSSDQSDVYDKARLAMMTASNDSSVEYVSYSEATNKVDRIYANLKLGRKFNEALNAGNVIPYFQGIYDNKLKRITKYECLARIMEGGQIYNPAMFIPIAKSTGLIRLLTPLMVEKTFKYFSKHSEYSFSINISESDLDKKGFPLWVMNRLLHYRISPDRVIFEILENDRWNGCSNSTRSLQELKEIGCKIAIDDFGVERSNFERLMEIQPDFIKIDGKFIQGIHENQTSYRLAAAITEMAHTIGAKVVAEFVSKEEELEAVKSLDIDYSQGYYLMEPAEEIIYAETILNLV, from the coding sequence ATGGGAAATAACGAATTCATTCAAAATACAAATTTGAATATCAAGCCGGTTATATTGGTAATAGACGATGAAGTTGTCATATTGAAGAGTATCAAGTGTGCAATTCAACTCAGTTTTGGAAGCCGATTCGAAGTGGAGATCGCGGAAGATGCAGATTCTGCCATGGAAATTTTGGAGAGATGTAAATCCGAACAAATCGACGTTCCTTTGGTCATTTGTGATCAAGTACTGCGTGAAAAAAGAGGGGACGAACTACTGATTCAAATTCATCAAGAATATCCTCAAATCTATAAAGTAATGCTTACGGGTTATGCTTCCGCGAAAACCCTTGGAAATGCGCTGAATAAAGCAAATCTTTATCGATATCTTTCAAAACCCTGGGATTCTGAGGATTTGACTCTGACCATTTCCGAAGCGGTAAAAGCTTACTTTCAAAATCGAAAGGTGGCCGAACTCAGTTCTAAATTGGAAGAAACGTATCTGTTCAATCGTGAAACTTTGTTTCCTAATTTCGAAAATTTAAAACGAAGAATCGATCAAAGACTGATCGAAAACGAAAGTTCCAGTCTTGCTCTCATTCGAATAGAGTCTTTCGGTTCTATCGCTGAAAATTTCGGAATTGAGACATATCGCAAGGTGTTATCCGAATTCTTATCGGTCCTCAATTGTTTTGTAAGAGGCTACAACGGAGAAATTTTTCATATTTACGACAACATGATTGCGATTCTGGCGAAAATCGAAGAGGATCGATTTTATTCCTTATTGAGTGCCGTCCGTATTTTTCTCAGGTCCGAATGTATCGAAGTGGACGGGATTTCTTTTCAGGTTAAAATTTCGATCGGAGTCTCGTCGGACCAATCGGACGTATATGACAAAGCGAGACTTGCAATGATGACTGCGAGCAATGATTCTTCCGTTGAATATGTTTCTTATTCGGAAGCGACCAACAAGGTGGACCGAATTTATGCAAACCTGAAGTTGGGTCGGAAGTTCAACGAAGCTTTGAATGCTGGAAATGTAATTCCTTACTTCCAGGGAATTTACGATAACAAGCTCAAAAGGATTACAAAATACGAATGTTTAGCGAGAATTATGGAAGGGGGGCAGATTTATAATCCCGCGATGTTTATTCCAATCGCAAAATCCACGGGACTGATTCGATTACTCACTCCTTTAATGGTTGAAAAAACGTTTAAATATTTCTCAAAACATTCCGAATATTCTTTTTCCATCAATATTTCCGAATCCGATTTGGATAAGAAAGGGTTTCCACTTTGGGTGATGAATCGACTTTTGCATTATAGAATATCTCCAGATCGGGTGATTTTTGAAATTCTAGAAAACGATCGTTGGAATGGATGTTCCAATTCTACTCGTTCTCTTCAAGAATTGAAAGAAATCGGTTGCAAAATTGCGATTGATGATTTCGGGGTGGAGCGTTCCAATTTTGAAAGACTGATGGAAATTCAGCCGGATTTTATCAAAATAGACGGCAAATTTATACAAGGAATTCATGAAAATCAAACTTCATATCGATTGGCTGCCGCGATAACGGAAATGGCCCACACAATCGGCGCTAAAGTAGTCGCCGAGTTTGTATCCAAAGAAGAGGAGTTGGAAGCGGTGAAATCTTTGGATATAGACTATTCGCAAGGGTATTATTTAATGGAACCTGCGGAAGAAATCATTTATGCAGAAACGATTCTAAACTTAGTTTGA
- a CDS encoding TetR/AcrR family transcriptional regulator → MIERILKRTMRLFLFAGFAKTNTDEIAKHRGISKRTFYRYYNAKEKLINAVFNFLKEQIMAQHEAIIKDKSKDPSSAFDTVFNIFHGIENEKSNSQLKNPIVHSHPDTDAHTLFFKSWISTQSKKSHLMG, encoded by the coding sequence ATGATTGAAAGAATTCTTAAAAGGACAATGCGGCTATTTCTTTTTGCGGGTTTTGCCAAAACAAACACCGATGAAATCGCAAAACACAGAGGAATCAGCAAACGAACCTTTTATCGTTATTACAATGCAAAGGAAAAGTTGATCAACGCAGTATTCAATTTTTTGAAAGAACAAATTATGGCCCAACATGAAGCGATCATAAAAGACAAATCCAAAGACCCTTCTAGTGCTTTTGATACGGTTTTTAATATTTTTCACGGGATTGAAAACGAAAAAAGCAACTCTCAACTTAAGAATCCTATCGTACATTCTCATCCGGATACGGATGCCCACACTCTTTTTTTCAAATCATGGATTTCGACACAGAGCAAGAAATCTCATCTAATGGGGTGA
- a CDS encoding helix-turn-helix domain-containing protein, which produces MYNLKILPDFEGRIFLKKFALQKLIEKNIFFTFVFFFVVYLAIRNQIIPEIATSADLSKLKLISLICGVSAYSFLLLRLVILTILGIQVSYQIILRNAAFAIVLSFLFLMYFEKSFSMVITGEFFCFGVCAFTVLESGYLIHFRNFKKEYYSLLPILGGIGFGALLNLIGTLFYNVYWNNISYYTYMFSIFILYLLKRKIKIQNETDVQKSILNSEIQEIIEQTNPKSGMEAFESNEYTVEEKNLLKEDDLKRAEDRIKGFIQEKLYADDSIRLIDLSAYLGISLHQASFYLNNYKNIGFSDFINQNRMNDAIRLLVEKRNMNLLDIAFECGFNSYTSFHRACKKWTGYSPKGLRTNTFLTNESKNEHIDIPIGSQKVEALSNNFKSNG; this is translated from the coding sequence ATGTATAATTTGAAAATCTTACCGGATTTCGAAGGCAGAATCTTTTTAAAAAAATTCGCCCTACAAAAATTGATCGAAAAAAATATCTTCTTCACGTTTGTATTTTTCTTCGTCGTTTATTTAGCGATCCGGAATCAAATTATCCCAGAAATAGCGACTTCCGCAGATCTATCTAAACTTAAATTGATCTCTCTGATCTGTGGAGTCTCAGCTTATTCTTTTCTACTACTTCGGCTTGTTATACTGACGATTCTTGGAATCCAAGTATCCTATCAAATTATTCTTAGAAATGCGGCATTTGCGATCGTTCTCTCTTTTTTATTCCTAATGTACTTTGAAAAATCCTTTTCCATGGTAATTACAGGGGAATTTTTTTGTTTTGGAGTTTGCGCTTTCACCGTATTAGAATCGGGTTATCTGATCCATTTCCGAAACTTCAAAAAAGAATATTATTCCTTACTACCTATTCTTGGGGGGATTGGGTTTGGAGCTTTGTTAAATTTAATTGGAACTTTATTTTATAACGTCTATTGGAATAACATTTCATATTATACTTACATGTTTTCCATTTTTATTCTCTATCTTTTAAAAAGAAAAATAAAAATTCAGAACGAGACGGACGTGCAAAAATCGATTTTAAACTCGGAAATTCAAGAAATCATAGAACAAACAAACCCAAAATCGGGAATGGAAGCTTTCGAATCTAACGAATATACAGTAGAAGAAAAAAATCTTCTTAAAGAAGACGACCTAAAACGCGCAGAAGATAGAATCAAAGGTTTTATTCAAGAAAAACTTTATGCAGATGATAGCATTCGCCTAATTGACCTTTCAGCCTATTTGGGAATTAGCTTACACCAAGCTTCCTTTTACTTAAACAACTATAAGAACATAGGTTTTTCGGATTTCATCAATCAAAATAGAATGAACGACGCAATTCGACTTCTCGTGGAAAAACGAAATATGAATTTATTGGATATCGCTTTCGAATGCGGATTCAATTCTTATACGTCTTTTCACAGAGCTTGCAAAAAATGGACCGGTTACTCTCCGAAAGGACTCAGAACAAACACTTTTCTAACAAACGAATCTAAAAACGAGCATATAGATATACCTATAGGTTCCCAAAAAGTCGAAGCATTGAGTAATAATTTCAAGTCGAATGGCTAG
- a CDS encoding helix-turn-helix domain-containing protein encodes MLNANTLFDIIFSEINLFYAHAAGVGTGIVMAITKLYAGRRDEFSKAYGTILLSVSIFLMTNNKVIFPQETDPRLMKDPMFLGIYFGLVLYASAAVLFCMMFILDGLENPWYYCKRLTAIIPITMIGAFFLPGTIYICLCDSATILITLYASGWAIYKIHSSKKANVFFNFPFITLVITSSLILDLAGTLTSSTKMLMFSELIPGFMIAYITLIERFFPVLFSKAYGESNKAFADNQALSDFSADNLIEPEEDQTESTRNILEGVELDKIEERINSFLQVRGYADEELRLPDFASYLGLSTHQASYYLNKHMSMKFADFLNMNRIEDVKRNLRDKSHMNLLQVALECGFNSASSFHRACVKFTGKSPREFKKQLINSQN; translated from the coding sequence ATGTTAAATGCAAATACCCTATTCGATATCATATTTTCAGAAATTAATTTATTTTACGCTCACGCAGCCGGAGTCGGAACGGGAATCGTAATGGCTATTACCAAACTCTACGCCGGTAGAAGAGACGAATTCAGCAAAGCCTATGGTACGATTCTTTTGAGTGTAAGCATCTTCCTGATGACCAACAATAAAGTAATCTTTCCGCAAGAAACCGATCCAAGATTGATGAAAGACCCCATGTTTCTAGGAATTTACTTCGGTTTAGTCCTTTATGCCTCGGCCGCGGTTTTATTTTGTATGATGTTCATCCTTGACGGTTTGGAAAATCCTTGGTATTACTGTAAAAGACTGACCGCTATCATCCCAATTACAATGATAGGTGCGTTTTTTTTACCAGGTACGATTTACATTTGTCTTTGCGATTCGGCGACAATTCTAATCACCCTTTACGCATCCGGATGGGCCATTTACAAAATTCATTCTTCTAAAAAGGCAAACGTATTTTTTAACTTTCCGTTTATCACACTCGTTATCACTTCCTCATTGATTTTGGATTTGGCCGGAACCTTGACGAGTTCTACAAAAATGCTTATGTTCTCAGAACTCATTCCCGGGTTTATGATCGCTTATATTACCTTAATCGAACGTTTCTTCCCCGTTCTTTTCAGTAAAGCCTACGGTGAATCGAATAAAGCATTTGCAGATAACCAAGCCCTTTCGGATTTTTCGGCGGATAATTTAATCGAACCCGAAGAAGATCAGACCGAATCTACTAGAAATATTTTGGAAGGTGTGGAATTGGACAAGATTGAAGAAAGAATCAATTCCTTTCTCCAAGTGAGAGGTTATGCGGATGAAGAACTTCGTCTGCCGGATTTTGCTTCTTACCTCGGGCTTTCCACACACCAAGCCTCTTATTATCTCAACAAACACATGTCCATGAAATTCGCGGATTTCTTGAATATGAATCGGATCGAAGATGTAAAACGGAACCTTCGCGATAAATCACACATGAATTTATTACAAGTTGCGTTAGAATGCGGTTTTAATTCGGCATCTTCATTTCATAGAGCTTGCGTAAAATTTACAGGGAAATCTCCGAGAGAATTCAAAAAACAACTCATCAATTCCCAAAATTAA
- a CDS encoding AraC family transcriptional regulator — protein sequence MNILDSILDKEILLSLVRFGAGFALVLGIGSWARAKKQIDYLISSVLILTAIFQFVDEFSLSIISQTWLRKSLFLIDIVALAASGTLVFLISTMSFKKYSKLPLIYYSNLLGPFILSLPIITFYEQEGSKELEFFLFAADLYVFVYFVIAIANIFIDKKYEFSTVNFRKVFTLVVLTSLCIPLEILGIVFENKSLILLSSVHTTFAVIFYYFLTLTHPNLLDFFSLEPGKNFVKRSLLHDVDIDALEKKLIHIIKEERIYLDEDIRLPDVSEELGISVHQLSFFLNNHLGMNFNNYINRFRVEEAKSMLINDPSRSVVSVGIAVGFNSNSSFYKAFLKETGMSPKQFRETQTKVIHFQSSPTTDVPSETNLSL from the coding sequence ATGAATATTTTAGATTCGATACTAGATAAAGAAATCTTATTGAGTTTAGTAAGATTTGGAGCGGGTTTTGCTTTAGTTTTAGGAATTGGAAGTTGGGCTCGCGCAAAAAAACAGATAGATTATCTGATTTCATCAGTCTTAATTCTTACTGCGATTTTTCAGTTTGTGGACGAATTCAGCTTGAGTATAATCTCCCAAACTTGGTTACGAAAATCTCTTTTTTTAATTGATATTGTAGCTTTAGCCGCCAGTGGAACTCTCGTATTTTTAATTTCAACGATGAGTTTTAAAAAGTATTCGAAACTTCCTTTGATTTACTATTCAAATCTTTTAGGTCCGTTTATTCTTAGTCTTCCGATCATTACTTTTTACGAACAAGAAGGTAGTAAAGAACTCGAATTTTTCCTTTTTGCAGCGGATTTATACGTTTTCGTTTACTTCGTAATTGCAATTGCGAACATCTTTATCGACAAGAAATACGAATTTTCCACGGTTAATTTTAGAAAGGTTTTTACTTTGGTCGTTCTGACATCCCTGTGTATTCCCCTAGAAATCCTCGGAATTGTATTTGAAAACAAATCCCTAATACTTCTTTCCAGTGTGCATACAACATTTGCGGTTATTTTTTATTACTTTCTTACCTTAACTCACCCCAATTTACTGGATTTTTTCTCCTTGGAACCGGGAAAAAACTTCGTTAAACGTTCTCTTTTGCATGATGTGGACATTGACGCTCTTGAAAAAAAACTGATTCATATCATTAAGGAGGAAAGAATTTACTTGGACGAAGACATTCGCCTCCCGGATGTTTCCGAAGAACTTGGAATCTCCGTACATCAACTTTCTTTCTTCTTAAATAACCATCTTGGCATGAATTTTAACAATTATATCAATCGATTTCGGGTCGAGGAAGCAAAGTCAATGCTCATTAATGACCCGTCTCGCTCCGTCGTTTCCGTCGGAATCGCGGTCGGTTTCAATTCGAATTCTTCTTTTTATAAGGCTTTTCTTAAAGAGACTGGAATGTCTCCGAAACAATTCCGAGAAACTCAAACAAAGGTGATTCATTTCCAATCTTCGCCGACAACAGATGTCCCTTCAGAAACCAATCTTTCTCTATGA
- a CDS encoding EAL domain-containing protein gives MISEYSDLFVENKIHSSDIFSYSLYNFEGKELYSEPSYNSLLNSDLKLKKAVERFIDYGNRHSNISGLRKFKNDRNIQLMVRSENDRIYKVDFEINPKGSYILVHIESTTRNLSCSEKHRIQRFRSLKHDLVRTLKLEKTYFYLVNIEIYNHPSLHKYETQIYEAVFLDLHAEFLTITNNQNVGFRISTNQIFFAYQINKPDVDINWIPSSLISYMKNTIQIENYEFHLKLSIGGFHTSETDTSPLNILKGLKTNLRKVIDSPFSRYATQNQNDSSNLIATYLSLRNSVHKKELLLYYQPIVSSETKGLHSLEALSRWNHSVKGMISPDIFIPLAEESGLISSIGAWVIQNALLDLSQIQKNESLSSNSLISINISPFQLKNPEFADNLISYFSKLNLLPNSVVLEMTESRYEEAALIIEQMAILKRFGFQIAIDDFGIGNSNFSRIEKIECDYVKLDKSLVIGVDTNQSKRSILKAISQVLLSLGKKTVFEGIENAELESIAIDYGANFLQGFHYGKPAQITDLSSFRFQF, from the coding sequence ATGATTTCTGAATACAGCGATCTTTTTGTCGAAAATAAAATTCATTCATCGGATATATTTAGTTATTCGCTGTATAATTTTGAAGGGAAAGAACTCTATTCAGAACCGAGTTATAACTCCTTATTGAATTCGGATCTAAAACTCAAAAAGGCGGTCGAGAGGTTTATTGATTATGGCAATAGGCACTCGAATATTTCAGGGCTTCGAAAATTTAAAAACGATAGAAACATTCAACTTATGGTTCGATCAGAAAATGACCGGATTTACAAGGTCGATTTTGAAATCAATCCAAAGGGCAGTTATATACTTGTACACATCGAATCTACTACAAGGAATTTATCTTGTTCCGAGAAACACAGAATCCAAAGATTTCGTTCTTTAAAACACGATTTGGTTCGTACTTTAAAACTGGAAAAGACATATTTCTATCTCGTTAATATTGAAATTTACAATCATCCGTCTCTTCATAAATACGAAACTCAGATTTACGAAGCTGTTTTCTTGGATTTACATGCTGAATTTTTAACTATCACTAATAACCAAAACGTCGGTTTTCGCATTTCCACAAACCAGATCTTTTTTGCGTATCAAATCAACAAACCAGATGTAGACATCAATTGGATTCCTTCGAGCTTGATTTCTTATATGAAGAATACGATCCAGATCGAAAATTACGAGTTTCATTTGAAACTTTCCATCGGAGGATTTCATACTTCTGAAACGGATACCAGTCCTCTCAATATTCTCAAGGGTTTAAAAACGAATCTTAGAAAAGTGATCGATTCTCCTTTTAGTCGGTATGCGACCCAAAATCAAAATGATTCCTCCAATTTAATCGCAACGTATTTATCTCTCAGAAACTCGGTACATAAAAAAGAACTTCTTCTATATTATCAGCCGATTGTCAGTTCGGAAACCAAAGGTCTACATTCCTTAGAAGCACTTTCACGTTGGAATCATTCCGTTAAAGGGATGATTAGTCCGGATATTTTTATCCCTTTAGCGGAAGAATCGGGTTTGATCAGTTCTATTGGGGCTTGGGTTATTCAAAATGCGCTTTTAGATTTGTCTCAAATTCAAAAAAATGAATCTTTATCTTCCAATTCTTTAATTTCAATCAATATATCCCCGTTTCAGTTGAAAAATCCTGAGTTCGCGGACAACTTAATTTCTTACTTTTCGAAATTAAATCTCCTGCCGAATTCTGTTGTTCTTGAAATGACGGAAAGTCGTTACGAAGAAGCAGCTCTAATCATCGAGCAAATGGCAATTTTAAAGCGCTTTGGTTTTCAGATCGCGATCGATGATTTTGGAATAGGAAATTCTAATTTTTCCAGGATTGAAAAAATTGAATGTGATTACGTAAAATTAGATAAAAGTTTGGTCATCGGTGTCGATACCAATCAAAGTAAAAGAAGCATTTTGAAGGCGATTTCTCAGGTTCTTTTGTCCCTTGGAAAAAAAACGGTTTTTGAAGGAATTGAAAATGCGGAATTAGAAAGTATTGCAATTGATTATGGGGCGAACTTTTTACAAGGATTTCACTATGGAAAACCAGCTCAAATTACGGATCTTTCTTCCTTTCGGTTTCAATTCTAA
- a CDS encoding STAS domain-containing protein, with product MEATNNSKDELSVEVISNSHVNHLLKPYVTIVKTNGEINIFSSKKLKDLFNLKIDEGAKVLLLDLSATTHIDSSGLAVLISTQAKLMKQLKGALIVYSIPSSIGKIFELTRLDKLITMSIDLDEAVDKAMTY from the coding sequence ATGGAAGCAACAAACAATTCAAAGGACGAGTTATCCGTAGAGGTCATATCGAATTCTCACGTAAATCATCTACTAAAACCGTATGTTACGATTGTAAAAACGAATGGAGAAATAAATATTTTTTCTTCAAAAAAACTTAAAGATTTATTCAATTTGAAAATCGACGAAGGAGCCAAAGTCCTTTTATTAGATTTATCAGCTACAACTCATATCGATTCCTCGGGACTTGCGGTCCTTATCAGCACGCAAGCCAAATTGATGAAACAACTCAAAGGTGCCTTGATTGTTTATTCAATTCCGAGTTCGATTGGTAAGATTTTCGAATTAACTCGATTAGATAAACTCATCACTATGTCGATTGATTTGGACGAAGCGGTCGATAAAGCGATGACATATTAA
- a CDS encoding LB_137 family protein gives MRKILIYILLFIFLTTQLQAHRVILKSGEQVSGDLKETEGTSDHIIITTEGEDIKIFKKDIAELFFEEAGNHLCIHFKEQPEPKCNLKLIKLNVSTLYYIDENNRYLRAPFKDLESISIEEPSTRVLEQLSKTRFQIRVTSKDKKEILSPIQSVKDETISVQNESDPTPTLIPKEEIASLFYKTTEEKKDLPKEKEIQPITIIDYLIPGYYLKKQGHTKSGFTLMGLTALFAAGSIYEYIEAKNAQGKSPSFLPQSDGSVLWTEESSGEFNKHRNLNQLFLISLACTYLFNTVLLTFPATFSFFFQEVPVNPANPNLHSIEKDQKIEMKININF, from the coding sequence ATGAGAAAAATTCTAATATATATTTTATTATTTATCTTTTTAACGACCCAACTTCAAGCGCATCGGGTAATCCTAAAATCGGGAGAACAAGTCTCGGGAGATCTTAAAGAAACTGAAGGAACATCAGACCATATCATCATCACAACGGAAGGGGAAGACATCAAAATTTTTAAAAAAGATATAGCCGAATTATTTTTCGAAGAAGCGGGAAATCATCTTTGTATACATTTTAAAGAACAACCGGAACCGAAATGTAATCTCAAACTTATCAAGCTCAACGTTAGCACACTTTATTACATCGATGAAAACAACCGTTATCTCCGGGCTCCCTTCAAAGATTTGGAATCGATCAGTATTGAGGAACCGTCTACGAGAGTTTTAGAACAACTTTCCAAAACCCGTTTCCAAATACGGGTTACTTCTAAGGACAAAAAGGAAATTCTGTCCCCCATTCAAAGCGTAAAGGACGAAACGATTTCCGTCCAAAACGAATCTGATCCAACTCCGACCCTTATTCCGAAAGAAGAAATCGCGTCTTTGTTTTATAAGACCACCGAAGAAAAAAAGGATCTTCCGAAAGAAAAAGAAATTCAACCGATCACAATTATAGATTATTTGATACCAGGTTATTATCTAAAGAAACAAGGACATACAAAAAGCGGATTTACATTGATGGGATTAACCGCACTTTTTGCAGCGGGAAGTATTTACGAATACATAGAAGCTAAAAATGCGCAAGGAAAAAGTCCGTCATTTCTTCCCCAAAGCGACGGATCCGTTCTTTGGACGGAAGAATCGAGTGGGGAATTTAACAAACATAGAAATCTAAACCAGCTTTTTCTAATATCATTGGCCTGCACTTATTTGTTTAACACCGTATTACTTACTTTCCCGGCCACATTTTCTTTTTTCTTTCAGGAAGTCCCTGTAAATCCGGCAAATCCAAACCTACATTCGATAGAAAAGGATCAAAAAATTGAAATGAAAATCAACATTAACTTTTAG
- a CDS encoding tetratricopeptide repeat protein yields MKKSFFIAVLGFLLIVVFGLIVLDTKLYELKVTLEKRKLFNFSFSSEILRSKFESILSNRENIRAEMNLNNLQSSLIESNQLEKFSVGILQNFGSVLINSVRFVTGKPPIDFEISSTKIRLLEHAFTLERNQAYKEAYKAYGESLKTFAKGTDESGFILLHQGFCLAVQGEFDHALKDLESVLENNPGTVFANDAEILIAVVQKSKQSAKEIEENFDSPESRARAYFAKGNYPKVLEEFAKSNMTSAEMKYIQAYSFEKTGNQNVAITEYAKLAFSNTDKEIAVKANRRLMMLGHYYNAGNEIVKISDKNAERLGDTSEAAEIKASSEKLKRTNAEDNLSSSDKTNRIDERKSLLSSEIQEVVSKSEAFLKKAEEEAKVEAKNYIAIQVSDSVPVYGDKIIIDGDETKLFSAHFPITLATYTIDSITVMKNSIKNSRKLLFIQNKEKIPFLKAVFEDDQSITLIEKNSKKKISLSSPIQIELSK; encoded by the coding sequence ATGAAAAAAAGTTTTTTCATCGCAGTTCTCGGATTTCTATTGATCGTCGTTTTCGGTTTGATTGTACTCGATACAAAACTTTACGAGCTAAAGGTAACTCTTGAAAAAAGAAAACTTTTTAATTTTTCGTTCTCAAGCGAAATTCTAAGATCAAAGTTCGAAAGCATTCTTTCCAACAGAGAAAACATCAGAGCGGAGATGAACCTGAACAATCTGCAAAGTTCTCTGATCGAAAGTAATCAATTAGAAAAATTCAGCGTGGGAATTTTACAAAACTTCGGATCTGTTTTGATCAATTCGGTTCGTTTTGTCACGGGCAAACCGCCGATAGACTTCGAAATCAGCTCCACCAAAATCCGTCTTTTGGAACACGCTTTCACTCTGGAAAGGAACCAAGCTTACAAAGAGGCTTACAAAGCCTATGGAGAATCGTTAAAAACATTTGCCAAAGGAACCGACGAGAGCGGGTTTATTCTTTTACATCAAGGTTTTTGTCTTGCGGTTCAAGGAGAATTCGATCACGCCCTCAAAGATTTGGAATCGGTTTTGGAAAACAACCCCGGAACGGTATTTGCAAACGACGCAGAGATTTTAATTGCGGTTGTGCAAAAATCAAAACAGAGCGCTAAAGAAATCGAGGAAAATTTCGACAGTCCCGAATCCAGAGCGAGAGCCTACTTCGCAAAAGGAAATTATCCCAAGGTTTTGGAAGAGTTCGCAAAATCGAATATGACTTCCGCGGAGATGAAGTACATCCAAGCCTATTCTTTCGAAAAAACGGGAAATCAAAATGTGGCCATCACCGAATATGCAAAGCTCGCCTTTTCCAATACGGACAAGGAAATCGCGGTCAAGGCAAATCGTAGATTAATGATGTTGGGTCATTATTACAATGCAGGAAATGAAATCGTAAAAATCTCCGACAAGAATGCGGAAAGGCTCGGAGACACAAGCGAAGCCGCAGAGATTAAAGCTTCTTCCGAAAAATTAAAGCGAACAAATGCGGAAGACAATTTATCCAGTTCGGACAAAACGAATCGTATTGACGAAAGGAAAAGTCTTTTGAGTTCCGAAATTCAAGAAGTTGTTTCTAAATCGGAAGCATTTTTAAAAAAAGCAGAAGAGGAAGCGAAAGTCGAGGCTAAAAATTATATCGCAATCCAGGTCTCCGATTCCGTTCCCGTTTACGGAGACAAGATCATCATAGATGGAGACGAAACCAAACTTTTTTCGGCCCATTTCCCAATTACCCTTGCCACTTATACGATCGACTCGATCACCGTTATGAAGAATTCCATCAAGAATTCGCGTAAACTTTTATTCATTCAAAATAAGGAGAAAATCCCATTTCTAAAAGCGGTCTTTGAAGACGATCAATCCATTACCTTGATTGAAAAAAATTCTAAAAAGAAAATCAGCCTAAGCTCTCCGATTCAAATCGAGTTGTCAAAATGA